A region of Fibrobacterota bacterium DNA encodes the following proteins:
- a CDS encoding choice-of-anchor D domain-containing protein: MFASPRPSARLRRAFALIPLFATLVSAHPQERRRPEEHRHYLPPPSCLEAGPLDFGPVQVGTRKTDSLRVANRCAHAISIWKIAGRSQAFASGFSGSLRLPPMGKGTIPISFSPSDTGTANAFFTVSAKPPLSQIRVPVTGIGTAPPSPTASVTVAPASVHLALNPAQTDTFRLSITNHGTSPRAEILVDAIGAATPRPERGWRVLYLNTTMPSFWDDQLIPQLRPLANVDTIAAWFGGDSLPSLARMLEYDIVLAASVGPWKDSVAVGDLLADYLEAGGKVLLTASTLTDGEHPLYGRIQDYEPVGPGTITRRDTSASLIPHPITAGLGWFAAGAIRDVGTTRGQGIGIPLGYYSRGALVGAYHPDKPLVFLNVGNNELYGDIARLFGNTFDYLGGMLAWMTPRPPFDPVIFVVPDGETRELKIAVNTYRLTAGAHAGAIRLLNSSDTNAVPIDVPVSLTVSSVRRLAVDPTSVDFGPTWQGSRANRAVRLVNIGSAATHVTGFTTDGPFSLSAALPLEIPAFSYALVNASFAPTDIGADSAELLVQSDAEDPSAPAIDLRGLGIVPPILSVSPRGFDVTLAEGDSVYQPLSIRNPGGDSLKLSLRAVVDSAAGIHPTGPAKLNVLYLQTTGQTFESQSDFFLWGLLNDPNVDSIVSYSGYDSTPSLAYMRKFDAVIAVADGPWADSEAVGNRLADYVDAGGKVILMGAALFPEAGFNQHSSALGGRITSPDYAPVAAAGPVVWNFGAEFADDPITEGLTVNLFSQWAMNVTSTQGGGIPLGRYSTGALIGAYNPRKPVVFINILPHDGDHAQSETVRFLGNSLRHLSEFYNWMRPAQRTLALGPGEEITVPIRFGAAYGLPAGTYAGRLDLYHNDPATGSPFAVPATLRLQPGSQTAATP, translated from the coding sequence GCATCCGCAAGAGCGCCGCCGTCCGGAAGAGCATCGACATTACCTCCCTCCGCCCTCCTGCCTGGAGGCCGGGCCCCTCGATTTCGGGCCCGTGCAGGTCGGAACCCGGAAGACCGACTCCTTGCGGGTTGCCAACCGCTGCGCGCATGCCATCAGCATTTGGAAGATCGCTGGCAGATCCCAGGCTTTTGCATCGGGCTTTTCGGGATCGTTGCGGTTGCCGCCTATGGGCAAAGGAACGATTCCCATCTCCTTCTCCCCTTCGGATACGGGAACCGCGAATGCGTTTTTCACCGTCTCCGCTAAGCCTCCGCTTTCCCAGATCCGCGTCCCCGTGACCGGGATCGGTACGGCGCCGCCTTCCCCGACAGCATCCGTCACCGTCGCCCCCGCCTCGGTCCATCTCGCCCTCAATCCCGCGCAAACGGATACCTTCCGGCTTTCGATCACCAATCATGGAACGTCGCCCCGGGCGGAAATCCTCGTCGATGCCATCGGAGCCGCAACGCCGCGACCGGAACGGGGATGGCGGGTGCTTTACCTCAATACCACCATGCCCTCCTTTTGGGACGATCAATTGATCCCCCAACTGAGGCCCCTGGCGAACGTGGATACCATCGCTGCCTGGTTTGGCGGCGATTCCTTGCCCTCTCTCGCCCGCATGCTGGAATACGACATCGTGCTGGCGGCTTCCGTCGGGCCATGGAAAGACTCGGTGGCCGTAGGGGACCTGTTGGCCGACTACCTAGAGGCGGGAGGCAAGGTTCTGCTTACGGCCAGTACCCTCACCGACGGCGAGCATCCACTTTACGGACGCATCCAGGATTATGAACCGGTCGGACCGGGGACGATCACCCGTCGGGACACCAGCGCCAGCCTGATCCCGCATCCCATCACCGCAGGCCTAGGCTGGTTCGCAGCCGGCGCCATCCGGGACGTCGGCACCACCCGCGGCCAAGGCATCGGAATCCCTTTGGGTTACTATTCCCGAGGAGCCCTGGTAGGCGCATACCATCCGGACAAGCCCCTGGTCTTCCTCAACGTCGGGAATAACGAGCTTTACGGCGATATCGCCCGCCTGTTCGGGAATACCTTCGATTATCTGGGCGGAATGCTGGCCTGGATGACCCCGCGGCCGCCGTTCGATCCCGTGATTTTCGTGGTGCCCGATGGCGAAACGCGGGAGTTGAAGATCGCCGTAAACACCTATCGGCTAACCGCAGGGGCGCACGCGGGAGCGATCCGGTTGCTGAACTCCTCCGATACGAACGCCGTTCCGATCGACGTTCCGGTCTCGCTCACGGTATCCTCAGTCCGCAGGCTGGCCGTGGATCCGACGAGCGTGGACTTCGGGCCCACCTGGCAGGGAAGCCGGGCCAACCGGGCGGTACGACTGGTGAACATCGGGAGCGCCGCCACCCACGTTACGGGATTCACGACGGACGGTCCCTTTTCCCTTTCCGCGGCCTTGCCCCTGGAGATTCCCGCCTTCTCCTATGCACTCGTGAATGCGTCCTTCGCGCCTACGGACATCGGGGCCGATAGCGCGGAGCTACTGGTCCAAAGCGATGCGGAGGATCCCTCGGCCCCGGCCATCGACTTGCGGGGACTGGGCATCGTGCCACCCATCCTATCCGTTTCACCGCGCGGATTCGACGTGACCCTGGCCGAAGGCGATAGCGTCTATCAACCTTTGAGCATCCGGAATCCCGGCGGCGACAGCCTCAAGTTGAGCCTACGGGCGGTGGTGGATTCCGCGGCGGGAATCCATCCCACCGGGCCGGCAAAGCTCAATGTCTTGTATCTCCAAACCACGGGCCAGACCTTCGAGAGCCAGAGCGACTTTTTCCTCTGGGGCTTGCTGAACGATCCCAACGTCGATAGCATCGTCAGCTATTCCGGTTACGATAGCACGCCTTCGCTCGCCTACATGCGGAAGTTCGACGCCGTCATCGCAGTGGCGGACGGGCCATGGGCCGATTCGGAGGCCGTGGGAAACCGCCTCGCCGACTACGTGGATGCGGGAGGCAAGGTGATCCTGATGGGTGCGGCGCTTTTCCCTGAGGCCGGCTTTAATCAGCATTCTTCCGCGCTGGGCGGACGCATCACCTCGCCGGACTACGCGCCAGTAGCAGCGGCCGGGCCGGTCGTCTGGAATTTCGGGGCGGAATTCGCGGATGATCCCATAACGGAGGGCCTCACCGTAAATCTCTTCAGCCAATGGGCGATGAATGTGACCTCGACCCAGGGAGGGGGGATTCCCTTGGGACGGTATTCCACTGGGGCCCTGATCGGCGCCTATAACCCGCGGAAACCTGTGGTCTTCATCAACATCCTCCCCCACGACGGGGACCATGCCCAGTCCGAAACCGTGCGCTTTCTCGGGAACTCGCTTCGGCACCTGTCCGAATTCTACAACTGGATGAGGCCGGCCCAACGGACCCTGGCGTTGGGGCCGGGCGAGGAGATCACCGTGCCGATCCGCTTCGGCGCCGCGTACGGCCTTCCGGCGGGGACCTATGCGGGGCGGTTGGATCTGTACCATAACGATCCGGCGACGGGGAGTCCTTTTGCGGTTCCGGCGACCCTGCGCTTGCAGCCCGGCTCGCAGACCGCCGCTACGCCCTGA